A single region of the Phyllostomus discolor isolate MPI-MPIP mPhyDis1 chromosome 14, mPhyDis1.pri.v3, whole genome shotgun sequence genome encodes:
- the RNF2 gene encoding LOW QUALITY PROTEIN: E3 ubiquitin-protein ligase RING2 (The sequence of the model RefSeq protein was modified relative to this genomic sequence to represent the inferred CDS: inserted 1 base in 1 codon; substituted 1 base at 1 genomic stop codon) — protein MSQAVQTNGTQPLSKTWELSLYELQRTPQEAITDGLEIVVSPSKSTQXIMCPICLDMLKNTMTTKECXHRFCADCIITALRSGNKECPTCRKKLVSKRSLRPDQTSMHSSAKFNPSRDEYEAHQERVLARINKHNNQQALSHSIEEGLKIQAMNRLQRGKKQQIENGSGAEDNGDSSHCSNASTHSNQEAGPSNKRTKTSDDSGLELDNSSAAVAIDPVMDGASEIELVFRPHPTLMEKDDSAQTRYIKTSGNATVDHLSKYLAVRLALEELRSKGESNQMNLDTASEKQYTIYIATASGQFTVLNGSFSLELVSEKYWKVNKPMELYYAPTKEHK, from the exons ATGTCTCAAGCTGTGCAGACGAATGGAACTCAACCATTAAGCAAAACATGGGAACTCAGTTTATATGAATTACAACGAACACCTCAG GAGGCAATAACAGATGGCTTGGAAATTGTTGTTTCACCCTCGAAGTCTACACAGTGAATTATGTGCCCAATTTGTTTGGATATGTTGAAGAACACCATGACTACAAAGGAGT TGCATCGGTTTTGTGCAGACTGCATTATCACGGCCCTCAGAAGTGG caaTAAAGAATGTCCTACATGTCGGAAAAAGCTAGTTTCCAAAAGATCACTAAGGCCAGACCAAACTTCGATGCACTCATCAGCAAAATTTAATCCAAGTCGTGATGAGTACGAAGCTCATCAAGAGAGAGTATTAGCCAGGATCAACAAGCACAATAACCAGCAAGCACTCAGTCACAGCATTGAGGAAGGGCTGAAGATACAGGCCATGAACAG ATTACAGCGAGGCAAGAAACAGCAGATCGAGAACGGCAGTGGGGCCGAGGACAACGGGGACAGCTCTCACTGCAGCAACGCGTCCACCCACAGCAACCAGGAGGCGGGGCCCAGCAACAAGCGGACCAAGACGTCCGACGACTCGGGGCTGGAGCTGGACAACAGCAGCGCGGCGGTGGCCATCGACCCGGTGATGGACGGGGCCAGTGAGATCGAGCTCGTGTTCAGGCCCCATCCCACCCTCATGGAGAAGGATGACAGCGCGCAGACGAG ATACATAAAGACTTCTGGTAATGCCACTGTTGATCACTTATCCAAGTATCTGGCTGTGAGGTTAGCTTTAGAAGAACTTCGAAGCAAAGGAGAATCGAACCAGATGAACCTTGATACAGCCAGTGAGAAGCAGTATACCATCTACATAGCAACTGCCAGTGGGCAGTTCACT gtATTAAATGGCTCTTTTTCTTTGGAATTGGTCAGTGAGAAGTACTGGAAAGTGAACAAACCCATGGAACTTTACTATGCACCCACAAAGGAGCACAAATGA